A stretch of Candidatus Polarisedimenticolia bacterium DNA encodes these proteins:
- the lpxD gene encoding UDP-3-O-(3-hydroxymyristoyl)glucosamine N-acyltransferase — MPNLTLQEIAGTLGGRLVGKDRTVSGVQSLEGAGPEHLSFLADPRYRGLLETSRAGGVLVPPGVESARLSLVVVDRPLVALARIMPELHPEALPPPGTHPSSSVPEDCVLGREVRIGAQVSVGAGCRIGERSVLGAGVVLGREVTVGSDCRLHPGARILDGCRLGDRVIVHAGAVVGSDGFGFAEEGGVHLKIPQIGNVVLEDDVELGANTTVDRATFGTTRIRRGTKIDNLVQIGHNCDVGEDCILVAQVGLAGSVRVGRGSIFAGQSGSVGHVRIGRDVRVGAKSAVTGDLPDGAFVTGHPARDHGAWRKSQAGLLRLPELRHRVAELERRLAALGSRPTKEEG; from the coding sequence ATGCCGAACCTGACGCTGCAGGAGATTGCCGGCACTCTGGGCGGACGGCTCGTGGGTAAGGACCGCACCGTCAGCGGAGTGCAGTCGCTGGAGGGTGCCGGGCCCGAGCACCTGTCGTTCCTGGCCGATCCGCGGTACCGCGGACTGCTGGAAACCTCCCGCGCGGGCGGCGTGCTGGTCCCCCCCGGAGTGGAATCGGCCCGTCTCAGCCTGGTCGTGGTCGATCGCCCCCTGGTGGCGCTGGCCCGGATCATGCCCGAGCTCCACCCCGAGGCGCTGCCGCCACCGGGGACGCACCCTTCCAGCTCCGTCCCCGAGGATTGCGTCCTGGGGCGCGAGGTGCGCATCGGAGCGCAGGTGAGTGTCGGCGCCGGCTGCCGCATCGGGGAGCGCAGCGTGCTGGGAGCCGGCGTGGTGCTGGGTCGCGAGGTGACCGTGGGAAGCGACTGCCGCCTGCATCCCGGCGCGCGCATCCTGGACGGCTGCCGCCTGGGGGACAGGGTCATCGTGCACGCCGGGGCGGTGGTGGGAAGCGACGGATTCGGCTTCGCGGAGGAGGGGGGCGTCCACCTGAAGATCCCGCAGATCGGCAATGTCGTCCTGGAAGACGACGTGGAGCTGGGGGCGAACACCACCGTGGACCGGGCGACTTTCGGAACCACGCGCATCCGCCGCGGCACGAAGATAGACAACCTGGTCCAGATCGGGCACAACTGCGACGTTGGAGAAGACTGCATCCTGGTGGCCCAGGTCGGGCTCGCGGGAAGCGTGCGCGTCGGCCGCGGCTCCATCTTCGCGGGGCAGTCGGGCTCGGTCGGCCACGTGCGCATCGGCCGCGACGTGCGTGTCGGCGCCAAGTCGGCGGTCACCGGGGACCTCCCGGACGGCGCTTTCGTCACGGGCCACCCGGCGCGCGACCATGGCGCCTGGAGGAAATCGCAGGCGGGGCTGCTGCGCCTGCCGGAGCTGCGGCACCGCGTGGCGGAGCTGGAGCGCCGGCTCGCGGCGCTGGGGTCCCGCCCCACCAAGGAGGAGGGTTGA
- a CDS encoding OmpH family outer membrane protein has product MFKKLAACLGLALLGGSLALSQQDTGRIGVFDSQAVWQQTEEGKKFQAQLAAFRDGKIAEIGTRETELGKLKDKLKEQEVSLSDEKRNQMLKDIDQKTIDLKRLNDDATREMKAQLGDSQDQFQKELVEVVTALGKEKKYMMILEKSIVVYSDTVADVTGEVIAKFNQLYKGGPPAPAAKAKDTKPPADKKPVPDPGKKP; this is encoded by the coding sequence ATGTTCAAGAAGTTAGCCGCATGTCTAGGGCTCGCCCTTTTGGGGGGCAGCCTGGCCCTGTCGCAGCAGGACACCGGTCGAATCGGAGTCTTCGACTCCCAGGCGGTCTGGCAGCAGACGGAAGAGGGCAAGAAGTTCCAGGCCCAGCTCGCCGCGTTCAGGGACGGCAAGATTGCCGAGATCGGCACGCGCGAGACGGAGCTTGGCAAGCTCAAGGACAAGCTGAAAGAGCAGGAAGTGAGCCTCAGCGACGAGAAGCGCAACCAGATGCTCAAGGACATCGATCAGAAGACCATCGACCTGAAGCGCCTCAACGACGATGCCACGCGCGAGATGAAGGCGCAGCTCGGCGACAGCCAGGACCAGTTCCAGAAGGAGCTTGTCGAGGTGGTCACCGCCCTCGGCAAGGAGAAGAAGTACATGATGATCCTTGAGAAGAGCATCGTGGTCTATAGCGACACGGTGGCCGACGTCACGGGCGAGGTCATCGCCAAATTCAATCAGCTCTACAAGGGAGGCCCGCCGGCACCGGCCGCCAAGGCCAAGGACACGAAGCCCCCCGCGGACAAGAAGCCGGTTCCCGATCCCGGGAAGAAGCCGTAG
- the bamA gene encoding outer membrane protein assembly factor BamA, which yields MLRRGLRRVLAASGAVLLPLLALAQAETIERIVVDGNVRISTSALLSQLTIKEGDSYDPEALRREFRRLWELNLFDNITLEVRQGDKGKIVLWHVQDRPLIADVEYRNFKAFTTTQIDERLQDVKAEVRRGSPVDYTLIRKTQETLKQMLGQKGYLDAEVKIETKEIAPGQLSLAFVAHQAGKTKIDKIDFVGNSVFSDRQLKKMMKLTKEKGLFTWASSKDLYHPGKFDEDARILRQAYMDAGYLDVEIKPEVVELLPSKGNPDKPETPEQTAKRQKKEEAQRQAAAEEAQREAARKAEKEAKEAAKQADKAAKAAAKGEPPPAKPEKKEEKEPKTPKKWIYVTVPVVEGPQYHLASINVEGNKVFTREEILARVPVKEGGIFNDGAVKQGLGRIQLDYGEKGYFYVTANQVVERRPEGNLADLKIEIDEDKQYRINTLEFAGNSNTRDKVLRREIPVGEEDLFDLKRFRLGLRKINQLGYWQVTQDAGIHPRTGEDKVDVVIEGTESNRNEIQVGGGVSGVNGAFLSGSYATRNFLGRGEILQAYFQLGGRQSRYSLSFIEPWFMGKPWTLGASLFRRSSDFSNSATQEGHGGSLQVGRLLGTFSRLDFTYIYEFASAHQGSIATAETLTSSITPTWTYDSRNNFFRPTRGYRFSLSTQIAGGPLGGDNSYVKPLAFGTVYLPSFKKQYIGLNAAIGYVRGYEGKTVPVYDRFYLGGERSLRAFKSRTVGPARSDVDLNGNGRIDIPEDLDGDGHLDVGEDTNGNLSLDTEDLNLNGILDPGEDLNGNGILDTEDVDHDNRLDTNEDLNDNGSLDTGEDTNGDGIFGTIFPGGDKFVQFNVEYILPLGDTAEFVSFVDAGNAFDNGHKIDLQDLRMDYGVELRFYLPIFQAPLRFIYGFIHDPLPGEKGASFQFSIGTTF from the coding sequence ATGCTGAGGCGTGGCTTGCGAAGGGTCCTGGCGGCCTCGGGGGCGGTTCTGCTGCCGCTCCTCGCGCTGGCGCAGGCGGAGACCATTGAGCGCATCGTCGTGGACGGGAACGTCCGCATCTCGACCTCCGCGCTGCTCAGCCAGCTCACCATCAAGGAGGGGGATTCCTACGACCCGGAAGCGCTGCGGCGGGAATTCCGCCGGCTGTGGGAGCTGAACCTCTTCGACAACATCACGCTGGAGGTCCGCCAGGGCGACAAGGGGAAGATCGTCCTGTGGCACGTTCAGGATCGCCCGCTGATCGCCGACGTGGAGTATCGCAACTTCAAGGCCTTCACCACCACGCAGATCGACGAGCGCCTGCAGGACGTCAAGGCGGAGGTCCGCCGCGGCTCGCCGGTGGATTACACCCTCATCCGCAAGACGCAGGAGACCCTCAAGCAGATGCTGGGGCAGAAGGGCTACCTGGACGCCGAGGTGAAGATCGAGACCAAGGAGATCGCGCCCGGGCAGCTGAGCCTCGCCTTCGTGGCGCACCAGGCGGGCAAGACCAAGATCGACAAGATCGACTTCGTCGGGAACTCCGTGTTCTCGGACCGGCAGCTCAAGAAAATGATGAAGCTCACCAAGGAGAAGGGGCTTTTCACCTGGGCGAGCTCCAAGGACCTCTACCACCCGGGGAAGTTCGACGAGGACGCGCGCATCCTGCGCCAGGCCTACATGGACGCCGGCTACCTGGACGTGGAAATCAAGCCCGAGGTGGTGGAGCTGCTGCCGAGCAAGGGGAATCCCGACAAGCCCGAGACGCCCGAGCAGACCGCGAAGCGCCAGAAGAAGGAAGAGGCGCAGCGACAGGCCGCGGCCGAGGAAGCGCAGCGGGAAGCCGCGCGCAAGGCCGAGAAGGAGGCGAAGGAGGCGGCGAAGCAGGCGGATAAGGCCGCCAAGGCCGCCGCCAAGGGAGAACCCCCGCCGGCGAAGCCCGAGAAGAAGGAGGAGAAAGAGCCCAAGACGCCGAAGAAGTGGATCTACGTCACCGTGCCCGTCGTCGAGGGGCCGCAATACCACCTGGCGTCAATCAACGTCGAAGGGAACAAGGTCTTCACGCGCGAGGAGATCCTGGCGCGGGTGCCCGTCAAGGAGGGGGGAATCTTCAACGACGGCGCGGTCAAGCAGGGGCTGGGCCGCATCCAGCTGGACTACGGGGAGAAGGGGTACTTCTACGTCACCGCCAACCAGGTCGTGGAACGGCGGCCGGAAGGCAATCTCGCCGATCTGAAGATCGAGATCGACGAGGACAAGCAGTACCGCATCAACACGCTCGAGTTCGCCGGCAACTCCAATACGCGGGACAAGGTGCTACGCCGCGAGATCCCGGTCGGCGAGGAAGACCTCTTCGACCTGAAGCGCTTCCGGCTGGGCCTCAGGAAGATCAACCAGCTGGGCTACTGGCAGGTCACGCAGGATGCCGGCATCCATCCGCGCACCGGCGAGGACAAGGTCGACGTGGTCATCGAAGGGACGGAGTCGAACCGCAACGAGATCCAAGTGGGTGGTGGCGTGAGCGGCGTGAACGGCGCTTTCCTGTCGGGCTCCTACGCCACCCGGAACTTCCTGGGGAGGGGCGAGATCCTCCAGGCCTACTTCCAGCTGGGCGGCCGCCAGTCGCGCTACAGCCTCTCCTTCATCGAGCCCTGGTTCATGGGCAAGCCCTGGACTCTCGGCGCCAGCCTGTTTCGGCGCAGCTCGGATTTCAGCAACAGCGCGACCCAGGAAGGCCACGGAGGCAGTCTGCAGGTAGGGCGGCTGCTGGGAACCTTCTCGCGCCTCGATTTCACCTACATCTACGAGTTCGCTTCCGCCCATCAGGGATCGATCGCCACGGCCGAGACGCTCACCAGCAGTATCACGCCCACCTGGACCTATGACTCGCGTAACAACTTCTTCCGTCCGACGCGCGGCTACCGGTTCAGCCTCTCCACCCAGATTGCGGGAGGCCCGCTGGGAGGCGACAACTCCTACGTGAAGCCACTGGCCTTCGGGACGGTCTACCTGCCGTCGTTCAAGAAGCAGTACATCGGGCTGAATGCCGCCATCGGCTACGTGCGCGGCTACGAGGGGAAGACCGTCCCGGTCTACGATCGCTTTTACCTGGGAGGGGAGCGGTCGCTGCGGGCCTTCAAGAGCCGCACCGTGGGGCCGGCGCGCTCCGATGTCGACCTGAACGGGAACGGCCGCATCGACATCCCGGAGGACCTCGACGGGGACGGCCACTTGGACGTCGGCGAGGACACCAACGGCAACCTGTCCCTCGACACCGAGGACCTGAATCTCAACGGCATCCTGGATCCCGGCGAGGATCTGAACGGCAACGGCATTCTCGATACCGAGGACGTGGACCACGACAACCGTCTGGACACGAACGAGGACCTGAACGACAACGGCTCTCTCGACACCGGCGAGGATACCAACGGCGACGGCATCTTCGGCACGATCTTCCCGGGAGGAGACAAGTTCGTGCAGTTCAACGTCGAGTACATCTTGCCGCTGGGCGATACGGCGGAGTTCGTCAGCTTCGTGGATGCCGGAAACGCCTTCGACAACGGCCATAAGATCGACCTGCAGGACCTGCGGATGGACTACGGCGTGGAGCTGCGCTTCTATCTGCCGATTTTCCAGGCCCCCTTGCGTTTCATCTACGGCTTCATACACGATCCCTTGCCCGGGGAGAAAGGGGCCAGCTTCCAGTTCTCCATCGGGACTACTTTTTGA